One Persicobacter psychrovividus DNA window includes the following coding sequences:
- a CDS encoding Nif3-like dinuclear metal center hexameric protein, protein MPKISEIIRAIEEFAPLPFQESYDNAGLIVGDASLEVTGVLVCLDSTEAVIDEAIANNCNMVIAHHPIVFGGLKRFTGANYIQRTVIKAIKNDIAIYAAHTNLDNVKAGVNRMFAEKLGLENLKILAPKSGNLIKLTTFIPEEQEEAVMEAMHKAGAGQIGEYKNCSFRQLGDGYFQPSENANPTIGKAGGGLEKVKEVRVEVIFDAHLKGRVLGALQQAHPYEEVAYYLHALENTNHHIGSGMVGTLPEPINMREYLLKIKQDFDLGVIKHTALLDRPVKKVAICGGSGSFLLRNAIGAKADLFITGDFKYHEFFDAENRITIADIGHYESEVHTKALFVELLKKNFVNIAVHVSQVNTNPVSYI, encoded by the coding sequence ATGCCTAAAATATCGGAAATCATCCGCGCGATAGAGGAGTTTGCGCCTCTGCCTTTTCAGGAATCTTATGACAACGCTGGCCTGATCGTCGGGGATGCCTCCTTGGAGGTTACGGGCGTTTTGGTTTGCTTGGACAGCACCGAGGCGGTCATCGACGAAGCCATTGCCAACAACTGTAATATGGTCATTGCCCACCACCCGATTGTTTTCGGGGGCTTGAAGCGCTTCACGGGCGCCAACTATATTCAGCGCACGGTCATCAAGGCGATTAAAAATGACATCGCCATTTATGCTGCACACACCAATCTGGACAATGTAAAAGCGGGCGTCAACCGTATGTTTGCTGAAAAACTGGGCTTGGAGAACCTGAAAATCCTTGCGCCAAAATCGGGCAACCTGATCAAGCTGACCACCTTCATTCCCGAAGAGCAGGAAGAGGCGGTCATGGAAGCGATGCACAAGGCGGGCGCTGGACAGATCGGCGAATACAAAAACTGCAGTTTCCGACAATTGGGCGACGGTTATTTTCAGCCTTCGGAAAATGCCAACCCGACCATCGGCAAAGCGGGTGGTGGTTTGGAGAAAGTCAAAGAAGTGCGGGTGGAAGTGATTTTTGATGCCCACCTTAAGGGTCGGGTATTGGGTGCTTTGCAACAGGCGCATCCTTATGAGGAGGTTGCCTATTATTTACATGCGCTCGAAAACACCAACCACCACATCGGTTCAGGCATGGTTGGCACGCTTCCTGAACCTATTAATATGCGCGAATATCTGCTGAAGATTAAACAGGATTTTGATTTGGGCGTGATCAAACACACCGCCCTTTTGGACCGTCCCGTAAAGAAGGTCGCCATCTGCGGAGGGTCGGGAAGCTTTCTGCTTCGCAATGCCATCGGCGCCAAAGCCGACCTGTTTATCACGGGCGATTTCAAGTATCATGAGTTTTTTGATGCGGAAAATCGAATTACCATTGCAGATATCGGACATTACGAGAGCGAGGTGCACACAAAAGCACTTTTTGTTGAGTTATTAAAGAAAAATTTTGTTAATATTGCAGTTCATGTATCTCAGGTAAATACAAATCCTGTAAGCTATATATAA
- the lpxK gene encoding tetraacyldisaccharide 4'-kinase: MRLSQIILMPFAGLYGSVTRLRNHLFDINYTKSFNFDVMTINVGNLSVGGTGKSPMIEYLIRLLKDQEKVATLSRGYGRKTRGYRCAAAEDDATTLGDEPFQFQLKYGKEVMVNVGEERALAIPEIIQRREDISAVLLDDAFQHRYVRPDLNIMLTPYDAPFFDDFILPAGRLRESRKGAERADIIIVTKCPEQISEQVYRDNIAEYAPDVPVFFTKIGYGAPLPMGSANEAKGKAYAFSAIAKAAPFKAYVDQAFGLLGHQSFRDHHHYHEQDLNTLKADFEKSGAEVLITTEKDAVKLRGSEFDSWRNALPLFYIPITVEFLKDRQTFDEIVKKAIENKKIK, encoded by the coding sequence ATGCGTTTATCTCAAATTATACTAATGCCCTTTGCGGGCTTGTACGGAAGCGTTACTCGTTTGCGTAATCACCTTTTCGATATCAATTACACAAAATCTTTCAACTTTGATGTCATGACCATCAATGTGGGGAATTTGTCGGTGGGTGGTACAGGGAAAAGCCCGATGATTGAATACCTGATCCGATTATTGAAAGATCAGGAAAAAGTGGCTACGCTAAGCCGTGGTTATGGCCGGAAAACCCGTGGCTACCGCTGTGCGGCGGCGGAGGATGATGCGACAACCCTCGGGGATGAACCCTTTCAGTTTCAGTTAAAATACGGTAAGGAGGTGATGGTGAATGTTGGCGAAGAGCGTGCCCTGGCCATTCCTGAGATTATTCAGCGCCGTGAGGATATCAGTGCCGTGCTTTTGGATGATGCCTTCCAGCACCGCTATGTTCGGCCTGACCTCAATATTATGCTCACGCCTTATGATGCGCCTTTTTTCGACGATTTTATACTGCCCGCTGGCCGATTGCGGGAAAGTAGAAAGGGGGCTGAGCGTGCAGATATTATTATTGTAACCAAATGCCCTGAGCAGATCAGCGAACAGGTGTACCGTGATAACATTGCCGAATACGCTCCTGATGTTCCCGTTTTTTTTACCAAAATAGGTTACGGCGCTCCCCTGCCAATGGGGTCGGCCAATGAGGCAAAGGGGAAGGCTTATGCTTTCTCTGCCATCGCGAAGGCGGCGCCCTTCAAGGCATATGTTGATCAGGCTTTTGGATTGCTGGGGCATCAGTCTTTTCGGGATCATCATCATTATCATGAACAGGATTTGAACACCCTCAAGGCTGATTTTGAAAAAAGTGGTGCCGAGGTTTTAATCACCACGGAAAAGGATGCGGTGAAATTACGTGGATCTGAATTTGATTCATGGCGGAATGCGTTACCTTTGTTTTATATTCCGATTACGGTGGAATTTTTAAAGGATCGGCAGACCTTTGATGAAATAGTTAAAAAAGCGATTGAAAATAAGAAGATCAAATAG
- a CDS encoding asparagine synthetase B — protein sequence MKKHFRIFLLCFLLLSTQKAFSMYLLLPMDQKQTNHLKAYGIAYWMLAQDQEINWLLNFRGGSFLVKYSQKYENECVIRGVSYEVISDGQSNQIVSKLASPNTNTDVMKLQKPPKIAVYSPKSKQPWDDAVTLVLTYAEIPYEVVFDDEVLLNDLPKYDWLHLHHEDFTGQYGKFYRAYRYQSWYIEQQKEFEEAAHKHGFTKVSQMKLAVVKRIQEFVAGGGFLFAMCSATDTFDIALAADGVDICESMYDGDPADPHAQRKLNFAPTFAFQDFKINRNPMEYEFSNIDNQEIERGLSENNDYFSLFEFSAKWDPIPTMLTQNHVRIVKGFMGQTTAYKKKLIKSDVVVMGETKSIDEARYLHGVYGKGFWTFYGGHDPEDYKHLVGEDPTDLNLHPNSPGYRLILNNILFPAAKKKKRKT from the coding sequence ATGAAAAAACACTTCCGCATCTTCCTCCTATGCTTTTTATTGCTCAGTACACAAAAAGCCTTCTCCATGTATTTGCTTTTACCCATGGACCAAAAGCAAACCAATCACCTCAAAGCTTATGGCATCGCTTATTGGATGTTGGCCCAGGATCAGGAGATCAACTGGCTCCTGAATTTTCGCGGAGGCAGTTTTTTGGTCAAATACAGTCAGAAGTACGAAAATGAATGTGTCATTCGGGGCGTTTCCTACGAAGTGATCTCCGATGGGCAGTCCAATCAAATCGTTTCAAAATTAGCATCCCCAAACACCAATACGGATGTCATGAAACTTCAGAAACCGCCAAAAATTGCCGTTTACAGCCCAAAAAGTAAGCAACCCTGGGACGATGCCGTCACCTTGGTACTCACCTATGCCGAAATTCCTTACGAGGTTGTTTTTGACGATGAAGTACTGCTGAACGACCTCCCAAAATACGACTGGCTCCACCTGCATCATGAGGATTTTACGGGGCAATACGGGAAATTTTACCGTGCCTACCGCTATCAGTCGTGGTATATTGAGCAACAGAAAGAGTTTGAGGAAGCTGCCCACAAGCACGGGTTCACGAAAGTCTCCCAAATGAAGCTCGCAGTGGTAAAACGAATTCAGGAGTTTGTTGCTGGCGGAGGCTTTTTGTTTGCCATGTGTTCTGCCACCGATACTTTTGATATTGCCCTTGCCGCTGACGGCGTGGACATCTGTGAATCCATGTATGATGGCGACCCTGCAGATCCACATGCACAGCGAAAGCTTAATTTCGCCCCCACTTTTGCCTTTCAGGATTTTAAAATCAACAGAAATCCGATGGAATATGAATTCAGTAATATCGATAATCAAGAAATTGAAAGGGGTTTGTCGGAAAATAATGATTATTTCTCCCTCTTTGAATTTTCAGCCAAATGGGACCCCATCCCAACCATGCTGACGCAAAACCATGTGCGCATTGTGAAAGGCTTCATGGGCCAGACTACTGCTTATAAAAAGAAGCTCATTAAATCGGATGTGGTGGTTATGGGAGAAACCAAATCCATCGATGAGGCACGCTATTTACATGGCGTTTATGGCAAAGGCTTCTGGACTTTCTATGGTGGCCATGACCCTGAGGACTATAAGCACCTCGTTGGAGAGGACCCCACCGATCTGAACCTCCACCCGAATTCCCCAGGCTACCGACTGATTTTGAATAACATCCTGTTCCCTGCCGCCAAAAAGAAGAAGCGCAAAACCTAA
- a CDS encoding multiheme c-type cytochrome encodes MAVATIQSQKADFVGTAKCQSCHEGEYNDWKDSDHDWAMQIAMDTTVLGDFNDKTVTLNGIKSHFFKKGNKYFINTEGKDGQYQDFEVKYTFGYYPLQNYMTENEDGRIQVHRVTWDSKNKKWFNQHDDLDLHHGEWLNWTGAAGTWNTMCADCHSTNLQKNYDPETDTFHTTFDEINVACEACHGAGSQHVEWVESEDFSEEKNEEVKSFMKMTSYLDNKQLVRECAPCHSRRMNIDLDNHLDGEYMDHYVPEILRDGMYHGDGAIQDEVYVYGSFIQSKMYEHGVKCTDCHDPHTSRLKGAKSKDKSKWKFDNKVCTNCHLKGHDAEEFDTPKHTFHEAGTKASECISCHFVGETYMGNDFRPDHSFRVPRPDQSVKYGTKNACNECHDDKSAKWAADAVEKWYGKERQHDYTDKLLMARNRNPEDVKEIAKFVRNLKQPAIARATGIYYLSEIQSVETLTPILNALKDPEPLVRYRAVEAIAAWDWQDRVSYLSPMLKDSVKSVRVAAIRSIVTPDESAIPSLYRTAYGKVMKEYLHSLEINADFRNGNFSYGQYYERMGDDVKAEKYYLRTIEMDTIFNAARIQLANLYNRKGDNAAATEVLKKVIEIEPAYGGAYYSLGLIKAEEKDYAAAAKYLGFGVKKGNDHPRAYYNWALAAQQSGDRRLAAKVFSDGINRYANSLDLRNAYAIMLIQDKQFAEALIQIDAMLQLAPENPQLQNMKRQVEQMQQQGM; translated from the coding sequence ATGGCAGTAGCAACCATTCAGTCCCAGAAGGCAGATTTTGTTGGAACAGCGAAGTGCCAGTCATGCCATGAGGGTGAATACAATGACTGGAAAGACTCTGACCATGACTGGGCGATGCAGATAGCGATGGATACCACCGTGTTGGGGGATTTTAACGACAAGACGGTTACGCTCAACGGCATTAAATCTCATTTCTTTAAAAAGGGCAATAAGTATTTTATTAATACTGAAGGAAAGGATGGACAATACCAGGACTTTGAAGTAAAATACACCTTTGGCTATTATCCACTTCAGAATTATATGACTGAAAATGAAGATGGTCGTATTCAGGTGCACCGTGTAACGTGGGATTCCAAAAATAAGAAGTGGTTTAATCAGCATGATGATCTTGATCTTCACCATGGAGAGTGGTTAAACTGGACGGGTGCCGCAGGAACATGGAATACGATGTGTGCTGATTGCCATTCCACCAACTTGCAAAAAAATTATGACCCCGAAACCGATACCTTTCACACGACCTTCGACGAAATTAATGTTGCCTGTGAGGCCTGCCATGGTGCGGGTAGCCAACATGTGGAATGGGTAGAAAGTGAGGATTTTTCAGAGGAGAAAAATGAGGAGGTGAAGAGTTTTATGAAAATGACCTCCTACCTGGATAATAAACAGCTGGTGCGTGAGTGTGCCCCCTGCCATTCCCGACGGATGAATATCGACCTTGATAACCATTTGGACGGGGAATATATGGATCATTATGTACCAGAAATTCTCCGAGATGGCATGTATCATGGCGATGGTGCAATTCAGGATGAAGTTTATGTTTATGGCTCTTTCATTCAGTCGAAAATGTATGAGCACGGAGTGAAATGTACCGATTGCCATGATCCGCACACAAGCCGATTGAAGGGCGCAAAAAGCAAGGATAAGTCCAAGTGGAAATTCGATAATAAGGTGTGTACCAATTGCCATTTGAAAGGCCATGATGCCGAGGAGTTTGACACCCCAAAGCATACCTTCCATGAGGCAGGAACCAAAGCTTCTGAATGTATTTCCTGCCATTTTGTTGGTGAAACTTATATGGGCAACGACTTCCGCCCAGATCACTCTTTCCGTGTGCCAAGGCCAGATCAGTCTGTAAAATATGGCACCAAGAATGCGTGTAATGAGTGCCATGACGATAAATCTGCCAAATGGGCAGCGGATGCCGTTGAAAAATGGTATGGCAAGGAACGTCAGCACGATTACACCGATAAATTACTGATGGCGCGAAACCGTAATCCTGAGGATGTTAAGGAAATTGCCAAATTTGTGCGTAACCTCAAACAGCCCGCAATTGCCCGTGCTACGGGGATTTACTATTTGTCGGAAATTCAAAGTGTTGAAACCCTAACGCCAATATTGAATGCGCTGAAAGACCCTGAGCCTTTGGTGCGCTACCGTGCCGTGGAGGCTATTGCGGCGTGGGATTGGCAGGACCGCGTGAGTTATTTGTCGCCGATGTTAAAAGATTCGGTGAAGTCTGTACGGGTAGCTGCAATTCGTTCAATAGTAACTCCTGATGAGTCGGCTATTCCATCGCTTTACCGTACAGCCTACGGAAAAGTGATGAAAGAATACCTCCATTCGCTTGAGATTAATGCCGATTTTCGGAATGGTAACTTCTCTTACGGTCAGTATTATGAACGCATGGGCGACGATGTAAAGGCGGAAAAATATTACCTGCGTACCATTGAAATGGATACCATCTTCAATGCCGCACGCATTCAACTGGCGAATCTTTACAACCGAAAAGGGGACAATGCTGCCGCTACGGAAGTCCTGAAAAAAGTAATTGAGATTGAGCCTGCCTATGGGGGGGCTTATTATTCTCTGGGCTTGATCAAGGCAGAGGAAAAAGACTATGCCGCTGCGGCGAAATACCTCGGATTCGGGGTGAAAAAGGGGAATGATCATCCTCGGGCCTACTACAACTGGGCTTTGGCAGCTCAGCAGTCGGGAGACCGTCGCCTGGCGGCAAAGGTATTCTCCGATGGTATCAATCGCTATGCCAACTCGCTGGATTTACGGAATGCCTATGCCATTATGCTGATTCAGGATAAACAGTTTGCCGAAGCCCTGATTCAGATTGATGCCATGTTGCAACTGGCGCCTGAAAACCCACAGCTTCAGAATATGAAGCGGCAGGTGGAGCAAATGCAACAGCAGGGGATGTGA
- a CDS encoding IS3 family transposase yields MEVKSVTERQVMVDEEHADLSIRRQCELLQISRSGWYYKPKGESELNLELMRVIDKEYLEHPFRGVPSMTSFLINDCGYPINKKRIERLYKVMGLRSLLPGPHTSKPSPENKIYPYLLRNLEITHSNQVWETDISYVPIAKGFMYLMAVIDVHSRYIVGWSLSNTMSAEWCRNTIQECINNHGAPEIVNTDQGSQFTSDLFTGYLLGQGVTISMDGKGRATDNIYIERFWRTVKYEDIYLNEYRDGLKLQIGLIEYMNFYNNERRHSSIDEKRPCDLYQSKPHSTTSEAKVSASLESVKGG; encoded by the coding sequence ATCGAAGTAAAGAGCGTTACCGAAAGACAGGTGATGGTCGATGAGGAACATGCTGATTTAAGCATTAGACGTCAATGTGAGCTTCTCCAAATTTCTCGTTCGGGCTGGTATTACAAGCCAAAAGGGGAAAGTGAATTGAATCTTGAATTGATGCGTGTAATTGACAAAGAATACCTTGAGCATCCTTTTCGAGGGGTACCTTCTATGACTTCGTTTTTGATTAATGATTGCGGTTATCCGATCAATAAGAAGCGAATTGAACGTCTGTACAAAGTCATGGGGCTTCGTTCTCTTCTTCCTGGTCCGCACACTTCAAAACCTTCACCTGAAAATAAAATATACCCCTATTTACTTAGAAACCTTGAAATAACCCATTCAAATCAAGTTTGGGAGACGGATATCAGCTATGTTCCTATTGCAAAAGGGTTCATGTATCTGATGGCTGTGATTGATGTCCACTCTCGATATATTGTAGGCTGGTCACTCTCAAACACCATGTCAGCAGAGTGGTGCCGCAATACAATTCAAGAATGTATTAACAACCATGGCGCTCCTGAAATTGTCAATACAGACCAAGGGAGTCAATTTACGAGTGATCTCTTTACGGGCTATCTCTTAGGCCAAGGAGTAACTATTAGCATGGATGGAAAAGGTCGAGCAACCGACAATATTTACATTGAACGATTTTGGCGAACGGTCAAATATGAAGATATTTATTTGAATGAGTATCGCGATGGATTAAAGCTGCAGATAGGACTTATCGAATATATGAACTTTTACAATAACGAAAGAAGGCATAGCTCAATCGATGAGAAAAGGCCCTGCGATCTTTACCAATCCAAGCCGCACTCAACAACATCAGAAGCAAAAGTAAGCGCTTCCTTAGAATCAGTCAAGGGCGGGTAA
- a CDS encoding putative porin, whose protein sequence is MGLISISDAQILNDSTKVLYGTNSIRYQTLDQFKEGNTEYHKIDSVLVGLTKFYPVEREGYQYQDLGNPGSAMFSIFPKLPETSGVRTGMGAYDYYYKRPKETPLFQTLSPYSSITAIFGGGGRGVVDFTFTRNIKPNWNIGFEYNRLVVERAFNRVGRGDNGQDINDVRLWTNYISDNGKFKNATQFVFFNAKGAESGGVVVDLNNPNYFEYELSSVLSKKAVSKDGRMNFHTFNNYQLDEKFQLFQELDILAQNNRFEHAEAGQEPAYAESILIDPDATADHSKFNFVTNTLGIKGTYRGFFYSAYLKNRYSNYSSRYLGPVASNFENFVGGTIKMKFDSLHYINIAGEVNEEFNHKLVGDYTNKYFNVKYTRMQFAPGYTEQRYLSNHADWTNDFKSTQVDQIEAKITLNLFRNRLYLAPKVNVTNYVNKIYYDYADRGNELPINETNPWVGVASPKQSGDAVQVASAGWDMKINFWKNFYFENSVLASAVNGGGEDIIRIPALWTNSSLYFNKVFPNRLEVLLGVDLNYTTAYKGMMYDPTIQQFYLQDGYETFGQPIVDLNVEMKITRFRLFVKLRNIAAQDGDGYFMTPFYPGYKNTFDLGIVWQFFDNK, encoded by the coding sequence ATGGGGTTAATAAGCATTTCTGATGCGCAAATCCTAAATGACTCAACCAAGGTTTTGTATGGTACCAATTCTATCCGATACCAAACTTTGGATCAATTTAAGGAAGGCAATACCGAGTATCATAAAATTGACTCTGTTCTGGTGGGCTTAACAAAGTTTTACCCAGTAGAAAGGGAAGGGTATCAGTATCAGGATTTGGGAAATCCTGGTTCGGCGATGTTCAGTATTTTCCCCAAATTACCTGAAACTTCTGGTGTACGTACAGGAATGGGTGCCTATGATTACTATTATAAGCGGCCCAAGGAGACCCCATTGTTTCAGACGCTTTCTCCGTACTCGAGCATTACCGCAATTTTTGGCGGTGGAGGCCGCGGGGTTGTGGATTTCACTTTTACACGAAATATCAAGCCGAACTGGAATATCGGCTTTGAATATAACCGTTTAGTGGTTGAGCGTGCGTTTAACCGTGTTGGTCGTGGAGATAATGGGCAGGATATTAATGATGTGCGCCTGTGGACGAACTATATTTCGGATAATGGAAAGTTTAAAAACGCGACACAGTTTGTGTTTTTTAATGCCAAAGGAGCGGAATCTGGCGGGGTGGTGGTTGATTTGAACAACCCGAACTATTTTGAATATGAGTTATCGAGTGTGCTGAGTAAAAAAGCGGTTTCTAAAGATGGCCGTATGAATTTTCACACTTTCAATAATTATCAGCTCGATGAAAAATTTCAGCTGTTTCAGGAGTTGGACATCCTTGCGCAGAATAATCGCTTTGAACATGCAGAGGCAGGTCAGGAGCCTGCTTATGCCGAAAGCATTTTGATTGATCCTGATGCTACGGCAGACCACTCTAAATTCAATTTTGTTACGAACACCTTGGGGATTAAAGGAACTTACCGTGGATTCTTTTATTCTGCCTACCTGAAAAACCGATACAGCAATTACAGTAGCAGGTACTTAGGTCCTGTGGCCTCGAATTTCGAAAATTTTGTTGGTGGAACCATCAAGATGAAGTTCGATTCTCTTCATTATATTAATATCGCTGGGGAAGTTAATGAGGAGTTTAACCATAAGTTGGTCGGCGATTATACCAATAAGTATTTTAATGTAAAGTATACCCGTATGCAATTTGCACCAGGTTATACAGAGCAGCGTTATCTCTCCAATCATGCAGACTGGACCAACGATTTTAAATCTACTCAGGTCGATCAGATAGAAGCGAAAATCACCCTTAATTTATTCAGGAACAGGTTGTATCTGGCGCCTAAAGTCAATGTGACCAATTATGTGAATAAGATTTATTATGATTATGCCGACCGAGGCAATGAGTTGCCGATCAATGAAACCAACCCCTGGGTGGGGGTGGCTTCGCCGAAGCAAAGCGGTGATGCCGTTCAGGTGGCTTCAGCAGGTTGGGACATGAAAATCAATTTCTGGAAAAATTTTTATTTTGAAAACAGCGTATTGGCTTCAGCGGTAAACGGTGGAGGCGAGGATATAATCCGTATTCCTGCCCTGTGGACGAACTCATCGTTGTACTTTAATAAGGTTTTTCCGAACCGCCTCGAAGTGTTGTTGGGGGTAGATTTGAACTACACCACTGCTTATAAAGGCATGATGTATGACCCGACAATTCAGCAGTTTTATTTGCAAGACGGTTACGAAACCTTCGGTCAGCCAATTGTTGACCTCAATGTTGAGATGAAAATTACCCGTTTCCGCCTTTTCGTTAAGCTGAGAAATATTGCCGCCCAGGATGGTGATGGTTATTTTATGACGCCATTTTACCCGGGCTATAAAAATACTTTCGATTTGGGAATTGTATGGCAATTCTTCGACAATAAATAA
- a CDS encoding zinc ribbon domain-containing protein: MEKTVAQKLEGLIQLQNIDSKIQEIKKILGALPEEVADLEDEIVGYETRINKLQADIDDTDQKISNYRQAIKDSEALILKYKDQQMNVRNNREYDAITKEIELQELEIQISEKRTREANQTIETMKSRIDETAAHKSEREKDLTSKKKELEEILAESKEEQERLAKERDAAFAQVEERLGKSYDRIRLNARNGLAVVAVERDACGGCFAVVPPQRQADIRDRKKLIVCEHCGRILASVTDIPVVEEEKPKRTTRRATTRRTKKDA; the protein is encoded by the coding sequence ATGGAAAAAACGGTAGCACAAAAATTAGAGGGGCTTATCCAGCTTCAGAACATTGATTCTAAAATTCAGGAAATCAAGAAAATCTTGGGTGCTTTGCCTGAAGAGGTAGCTGATCTTGAGGACGAAATTGTTGGATACGAAACTCGTATAAATAAATTGCAAGCGGACATCGATGATACTGACCAAAAAATCAGTAATTACCGCCAAGCAATCAAGGACTCAGAAGCATTGATCTTGAAATACAAAGATCAGCAGATGAATGTTCGAAACAACCGTGAGTACGATGCGATAACTAAAGAAATCGAGCTTCAAGAATTGGAGATCCAGATTTCTGAAAAAAGAACGCGCGAAGCAAACCAAACCATCGAGACGATGAAAAGCCGTATCGATGAAACTGCTGCTCACAAATCAGAGCGCGAGAAGGATTTGACTTCGAAGAAAAAAGAATTGGAAGAGATTCTTGCTGAAAGTAAAGAGGAACAAGAGCGTTTGGCTAAAGAACGTGATGCTGCCTTTGCTCAGGTTGAAGAACGCCTTGGAAAATCTTATGATCGTATTCGTTTGAACGCTCGTAATGGTCTTGCCGTAGTTGCTGTTGAGCGTGATGCTTGTGGTGGCTGTTTCGCTGTGGTTCCTCCACAACGTCAGGCTGATATTCGTGATCGCAAGAAATTGATTGTTTGTGAGCACTGTGGACGTATTTTGGCTTCGGTAACAGATATCCCTGTTGTGGAAGAAGAAAAACCAAAACGCACTACTCGTCGCGCAACAACTCGTCGTACGAAGAAAGACGCTTAA
- a CDS encoding ABC transporter permease: protein MEILENFKEGLRSIQGNLFRSLLTALIIAIGISSLVGIITAIDGIKASIDGNLSTLGANTFRVVSVNNGNRGNEDGKARKMFPPVKYSEFQIFKENFKGADDMTLYAYLTWNAEVKYQSVKTNPNVRIIGADGGYLAIEGVPFKKGRDFTAGELKNGAPVVVIGKDIEAKLFPSASKINPIGKYITAYGASLRVIGVLDTQGAMGSNSGVDRAIVLPLERARMLAAGQGLSCTLKVALNDFSKIDPSIGRATAVMRAVRGDRPGEENSFEVKADQSLADRLGDMSLKLKIGGLGIGLITILGAAIGLMNIMMVSVTERTREIGVRKALGATPHKIKMQFLMEAITICLIGGLTGIVLGFIFGNAVGFVVKADSLVFPVGWMLFGFFISILVGVLSGYLPAAKASRLDPIESLRFE, encoded by the coding sequence ATGGAAATCTTAGAAAATTTTAAAGAAGGTTTACGCTCTATTCAGGGAAACCTTTTTCGCTCTTTACTCACTGCCTTAATTATTGCGATTGGGATTAGTTCCCTGGTGGGAATTATTACGGCTATTGACGGGATCAAAGCAAGTATTGATGGCAACCTGAGTACCCTCGGGGCAAATACCTTTCGGGTGGTGTCGGTAAATAATGGCAACCGCGGCAATGAGGACGGCAAGGCACGGAAGATGTTTCCGCCAGTGAAGTATTCAGAATTTCAGATTTTCAAGGAAAATTTCAAAGGGGCGGATGACATGACCCTTTATGCCTACCTGACGTGGAATGCGGAGGTGAAGTACCAGTCTGTGAAAACCAACCCCAATGTTCGGATTATTGGTGCCGATGGCGGCTATTTGGCCATTGAGGGGGTGCCTTTCAAGAAAGGGCGTGACTTTACGGCTGGAGAACTGAAAAATGGGGCGCCCGTGGTGGTTATTGGGAAAGATATTGAAGCCAAGCTTTTTCCGTCTGCAAGTAAAATCAATCCTATTGGGAAATACATTACCGCTTACGGTGCCAGCCTTCGGGTGATTGGAGTCCTTGACACCCAGGGAGCGATGGGCTCAAATTCGGGGGTCGATCGGGCAATTGTTCTGCCGCTGGAACGGGCAAGGATGCTTGCGGCGGGGCAGGGGCTTTCCTGTACATTGAAAGTGGCGCTGAATGATTTTTCAAAAATTGATCCGTCGATAGGTCGTGCTACCGCAGTGATGAGGGCGGTCCGTGGCGATCGGCCAGGGGAAGAGAACAGTTTTGAAGTGAAGGCGGACCAGTCGCTTGCCGACCGCCTGGGGGATATGTCGCTGAAGCTGAAAATTGGCGGATTGGGCATTGGGCTGATCACCATTCTGGGGGCTGCCATTGGGCTGATGAACATCATGATGGTTTCTGTGACCGAACGCACCCGAGAAATTGGCGTGCGAAAAGCTTTGGGAGCTACCCCACATAAGATAAAAATGCAGTTTTTAATGGAGGCAATCACGATTTGCCTGATTGGTGGCCTGACGGGGATTGTGTTAGGGTTTATCTTTGGAAATGCAGTGGGCTTTGTGGTGAAAGCAGACAGTTTGGTGTTTCCTGTGGGCTGGATGCTTTTCGGCTTTTTTATCAGTATCCTCGTGGGGGTATTGTCGGGTTACCTTCCTGCAGCGAAAGCCAGTCGTCTTGATCCGATAGAATCCTTACGATTTGAGTAG
- a CDS encoding transposase, with translation MKSRRKFSPKFKAKVALEAIKEQQSTAELCQKYEISPAQIGQWKQLFLENASSVFEKGSKAIKQESDHEGALNKLYSKIGQLQVENDFLKKASSK, from the coding sequence ATGAAAAGCAGAAGAAAATTTAGCCCCAAGTTTAAAGCCAAGGTAGCACTTGAAGCGATCAAAGAACAACAAAGCACAGCGGAACTTTGTCAGAAATATGAAATCAGTCCTGCACAGATTGGCCAATGGAAACAACTTTTTTTGGAGAATGCATCGAGTGTTTTTGAAAAAGGGAGTAAGGCTATCAAGCAGGAATCTGATCATGAAGGAGCGTTAAATAAATTATACTCTAAAATAGGACAACTTCAAGTTGAGAATGATTTTTTAAAAAAGGCCTCATCGAAGTAA